The Nicotiana tabacum cultivar K326 chromosome 14, ASM71507v2, whole genome shotgun sequence genome contains a region encoding:
- the LOC142168672 gene encoding chaperone protein dnaJ 20, chloroplastic-like: MYLRTPIDPNPKVFFPSNPQFLKTQIGSLKVHSKLNNVIEISEPKSFYELLGIQETESFSEIKQAYKQLARKYHPDVSPPGRVEEYTQRFIRVQEAYETLSDPKLKAMYDKDMSKGLHFAFSFSARRRYQNDESKADKGEWKNCWQSQLSELKRRNMHKDSGNNMSWGARMRRQRNETSL, from the exons ATGTATCTAAGAACCCCAATAGACCCAAATCCTAAGGTATTTTTCCCATCAAATCCACAATTTCTAAAAACCCAAATTGGTTCTTTAAAAGTGCATTCAAAGCTAAACAATGTGATTGAAATTTCTGAGCCCAAAAGCTTTTATGAACTTTTGGGTATTCAAGAAACTGAATCTTTTTCCGAAATTAAACAAGCGTACAAGCAGTTAGCTAGAAAGTACCACCCAGATGTTTCACCTCCGGGTCGGGTCGAAGAATATACCCAAAGGTTTATTCGGGTTCAAGAAGCTTATGAAACATTATCGGATCCTAAGTTAAAGGCTATGTATGATAAAGACATGTCTAAAGGCCTTCACTTTGCTTTCTCATTCTCTGCTCGTAGGAGGTACCAGAATGATGAG TCAAAGGCGGACAAAGGTGAATGGAAAAATTGTTGGCAATCTCAGTTATCAGAGTTAAAGAGAAGAAACATGCATAAGGATTCTGGTAACAATATGTCTTGGGGTGCACGTATGCGCAGACAAAGGAATGAAACATCATTATAA
- the LOC107802588 gene encoding uncharacterized protein LOC107802588 — MADRSNSTAITAATTAVKSIWVKQAEEAKLKSEAEKDAAAKAAFEATFKNVEASAAAAAAAAASDSDEDDEEYEQKRLAEKPIGPVDPTKCTAAGTGIAGGTACAPSTFTVVTKDFDGRKIPHGGAQVKVRVSPGVGVGGSDLEGIVKDMSDGTYTVSYIVQKRGNYMVNVECNGKPIMGSPFPVFFSTGSTTGGVLGVAPSTNFPNMVNQNMPNMPNYSGSVSGAVPGLLGMIPGIVPGASGGVVLPGIGASLGEVCREYLYGRCAKTDCKFNHPPHNLLMTALAATTSMGTLSQVPMAPSAAAMAAAQAIVAAQALQAHAQAQSAKDSSGTGDQDGKADSLKRTLQVSNLSPLLTVDQLKQLFGFCGTIVDCSITESKHFAYIEYSKPEEATAALALNNIEVGGRPLNVEMAKQLPPKPAVLNSSMGSSSLPLMMQQAVAMQQMQFQQALLMQQAMTAQQAANRAATMKSATDLAAARAAEITKKLKADGLLSDDKETDDKAKSPSADRARSRSRSPSKSRSRSRSKSRSPISYRRRLRSRSFSPLPRRSRDYRSRSPVRSRRYSGYEDERRSYRDVRYASDRGRRRDSVRFYDRRSPVSRRNRSRSTSPRTRKSYRADLGSPKRRRESPVHKTSRASRRESLSPEHGRRSRSSPKDGERKSKYSRRSRSKSAEGRDQSDDKLEGSRGEKAKHKDQGRSPSPQVVEDAQKKMSPEVPEESKSKHGRTSRSRSPEEKQHSSRSREEKRKHHARRRSKSRSKSPEEKDQGRSASPQVVEDAQKKMSPEVLEESKSKHGRTSRSRSPEEKHRSGRSREDKRKYHVRRRSKSRSKSPEEKYHSSNKLDKSKGDKPKHRSRRHSKSRSRSPEEKHRSSDKLEKSRKEKSKSRSKKRSRSRSVDDKQHSSKQSTRRSDDRRSRHRGRSRSKSAESRHGSGEDETIKDEVRGHRGHQKSSRRHDSNNGISEASLIEEDPAKGM; from the exons ATGGCTGACCGAAGCAATTCAACGGCGATTACGGCGGCGACGACGGCGGTGAAGTCAATATGGGTGAAGCAAGCCGAGGAAGCGAAGCTGAAGAGCGAAGCGGAGAAAGACGCAGCCGCGAAAGCTGCATTCGAAGCCACATTCAAAAACGTCGAAGCTTCAGCCGCGGCGGCGGCCGCCGCCGCCGCATCCGACAGCGACGAAGATGATGAGGAGTACGAGCAGAAGAGGCTCGCCGAGAAGCCGATCGGTCCGGTTGACCCTACCAAATGCACGGCCGCCGGCACCGGGATCGCCGGCGGAACGGCTTGTGCTCCGTCGACGTTCACTGTTGTCACGAAGGATTTCGACGGTCGTAAGATTCCGCATGGTGGGGCCCAGGTTAAGGTTAGAGTTTCACCTGGTGTTGGAGTTGGAGGATCGGATTTGGAAGGGATAGTAAAGGATATGAGTGATGGGACGTACACAGTGAGTTATATTGTTCAGAAGAGAGGGAATTACATGGTGAATGTGGAATGTAATGGGAAGCCCATCATGGGTAGTCCTTTCCCTGTTTTCTTCAGCACAG GTAGTACTACTGGTGGAGTATTGGGTGTAGCACCATCAACCAATTTTCCAAATATGGTCAACCAGAACATGCCTAATATGCCAAACTATTCTGGTTCTGTATCTGGGGCTGTCCCAGGATTGCTCGGGATGATACCAGGTATTGTTCCTGGAGCTTCGGGAGGAGTAGTTTTACCTGGAATTGGGGCATCTCTTGGGGAAGTTTGTCGAGAATACCTTTACGGACGGTGTGCAAAAACTGATTGCAAATTCAATCACCCCCCTCACAATCTTCTAATGACTGCTCTAGCTGCGACTACCAGTATGGGAACTCTTAGTCAAGTGCCCATGGCACCTTCTGCGGCTGCAATGGCTGCTGCTCAGGCAATTGTTGCTGCTCAAGCTCTTCAAGCGCATGCACAAGCTCAGTCTGCAAAAGATTCCTCTG GAACAGGTGACCAAGATGGAAAGGCTGATTCCCTTAAAAGAACTCTGCAAGTCAGCAATCTCAGCCCACTTCTGACAGTGGATCAGTTGAAACAACTGTTTGGTTTCTGTGGTACAATCGTTGATTGTAGCATTACTGAATCCAAACATTTTGCTTACATTGAATACTCAAAACCTGAAGAAGCAACTGCTGCTTTGGCGTTGAACAACATAGAAGTTGGTGGTCGGCCCTTAAATGTTGAAATGGCAAAGCAACTTCCTCCAAAGCCAGCTGTTTTAAATTCATCAATGGGTTCATCCTCTTTGCCCTTGATGATGCAGCAAGCAGTAGCAATGCAGCAGATGCAGTTCCAACAGGCCCTACTAATGCAGCAAGCTATGACTGCGCAACAAGCAGCTAATCGAGCTGCAACCATGAAGAGTGCCACTGATTTGGCTGCCGCAAGAGCTGCAGAAATAACCAAGAAGTTGAAAGCTGATGGTCTGCTTTCTGATGATAAGGAAACTGATGACAAGGCCAA GTCACCATCTGCTGATCGTGCTAGGTCAAGATCCAGGTCACCATCCAAATCGCGATCCAGATCAAGATCTAAGTCCAGATCTCCAATAAGTTATAGGCGAAGACTGAGATCCCGCTCTTTCTCTCCTCTGCCGCGGAGATCAAGAGATTATAGATCAAGGTCACCGGTAAGATCCCGTCGTTATTCAGGCTATGAAGATGAAAGGCGGTCATATAGGGATGTTAGATATGCTAGTGACAGAGGAAGAAGGCGGGATTCTGTTAGATTCTATGATCGCCGTTCTCCTGTTTCAAGGAGAAACCGAAGTAGGAGCACAAGTCCTCGAACTAGAAAATCTTACCGTGCTGATTTAGGCTCACCAAAACGCCGCCGAGAAAGTCCAGTACACAAGACAAGTAGAGCTTCTCGCCGTGAGTCACTATCTCCTGAACATGGACGAAGAAGTAGGTCATCCCCAAAAGATGGTGAAAGAAAGTCAAAATATAGCAGGCGATCGAGATCAAAGTCTGCTGAAGGTAGGGATCAGTCTGATGATAAGCTAGAAGGAAGCAGGGGTGAAAAAGCCAAGCACAAGGACCAGGGAAGGTCACCATCACCACAGGTTGTTGAGGATGCACAGAAGAAAATGTCACCAGAAGTCCCAGAAGAAAGCAAGTCAAAGCATGGAAGAACCTCCAGGTCCAGGTCTCCAGAAGAGAAGCAGCATTCTAGCAGAAgcagagaagagaaaagaaagcaTCATGCTAGAAGGCGCTCCAAGTCACGGTCCAAATCTCCTGAAGAGAAAGATCAGGGAAGATCAGCATCACCACAGGTTGTTGAGGATGCACAGAAGAAAATGTCACCAGAAGTGCTGGAAGAAAGCAAGTCAAAGCATGGAAGAACCTCCAGGTCCAGGTCTCCAGAAGAGAAGCATCGTTCTGGCAGAAGCAGAGAAGATAAAAGAAAGTATCACGTTAGAAGGCGCTCCAAGTCAAGGTCCAAATCTCCTGAAGAGAAATATCACTCAAGTAATAAATTAGATAAAAGTAAAGGAGATAAGCCAAAGCATCGAAGTAGAAGGCATTCAAAGTCAAGGTCCAGATCTCCTGAAGAAAAACATCGTTCAAGTGATAAATTGGAAAAGAGCAGAAAAGAGAAGTCAAAGAGTCGTAGTAAAAAACGGTCCAGGTCAAGATCTGTTGATGATAAGCAGCACAGCAGTAAACAGTCTACAAGGCGTTCCGATGACCGACGATCAAGACACAGGGGACGCTCTAGATCAAAATCTGCTGAAAGTAGGCATGGATCAGGTGAAGATGAAACCATAAAGGATGAAGTGAGAGGTCATAGGGGTCACCAGAAAAGTTCCAGGCGGCATGACAGTAATAATGGAATAAGTGAAGCTAGCTTGATTGAAGAAGATCCTGCTAAGGGAATGTGA